From a single Candidatus Zixiibacteriota bacterium genomic region:
- a CDS encoding prepilin-type N-terminal cleavage/methylation domain-containing protein produces the protein MPVEKRLNSSGFTLIELIIVIIVLGIVAAVAIPKMGDVSQNSKTNATRTEMLTLKRAIIGNPQVIAGNRHANPGFEGDVGHPPITLSELAIKPDSIATYDRFLHRGWNGPYVDSAGNDYLKDAWDVAYIYDGINRKITSAGGPDSIVVSF, from the coding sequence ATGCCAGTCGAAAAGAGGTTAAACTCTTCAGGGTTCACCTTAATCGAGCTGATAATAGTTATTATTGTCTTGGGAATTGTCGCCGCGGTTGCTATTCCCAAAATGGGCGATGTTTCCCAAAATTCAAAAACGAACGCGACTCGCACCGAAATGCTTACGCTGAAACGGGCGATAATCGGAAATCCCCAAGTCATCGCGGGAAACCGTCACGCCAACCCCGGATTTGAAGGTGATGTAGGCCATCCTCCGATTACGCTTTCGGAGTTGGCGATTAAGCCCGATTCAATTGCGACCTATGATAGATTCCTGCATCGCGGATGGAATGGGCCTTATGTTGATAGCGCCGGTAATGACTATCTAAAAGATGCCTGGGATGTCGCTTATATTTATGATGGGATTAATCGCAAGATAACTTCGGCTGGCGGACCCGATTCAATTGTAGTCAGCTTTTAA
- a CDS encoding type II secretion system F family protein, whose protein sequence is MKQVWTYKARDHAGNLITGETDAERRDIVIQSLSEQGLIPTSIRPRSEGISFSDILGNFGSTNRESLIVFTKKLLTLYRAGIPLLRALSIIEKGALELGLSKEIAEIKNDLQSGQTLSKAMSRHPKKFPSIYIASVSAGETSGTLDEVLKQLGHLIEKEMILARQIKSALRYPIMVIIAITIAIFVLMSFVIPKFSSIYGKFGAELPLATKIVISVSNVFSSYWYLILALIIIGIFGLKRFISTTRGRLIWDELILKIPIIGDLTIKFNVARFATMLKSLFKSGVPMVSCLNILQETTSNKVIASEISQIAESFEKGQEIGLEGEKEYKHFPAMALEVFQVGLESGTVDSMMGELANHYEMELEYKSRNLTALVEPILIVVIGTMILILALSIFLPMWNLIQVFR, encoded by the coding sequence GTGAAGCAAGTCTGGACTTATAAGGCACGCGATCACGCCGGTAATCTCATTACCGGTGAGACCGATGCTGAAAGGCGCGATATTGTAATTCAATCGCTCTCGGAACAAGGATTAATCCCAACCAGTATAAGGCCGCGCTCTGAAGGTATTTCTTTTTCAGATATTTTGGGGAATTTCGGCTCGACCAATCGCGAAAGCTTGATTGTCTTCACCAAAAAATTATTGACCCTATACCGGGCCGGTATACCACTCCTGCGCGCCCTGTCAATTATTGAAAAGGGCGCCCTGGAATTGGGCTTGTCTAAAGAAATTGCGGAAATCAAAAATGATCTGCAGTCGGGTCAAACGCTCTCAAAAGCCATGAGCCGGCACCCGAAAAAATTTCCATCCATATATATTGCTTCGGTTTCGGCTGGGGAAACTTCGGGAACATTGGATGAAGTTCTGAAGCAATTAGGGCACCTTATTGAAAAAGAAATGATACTCGCTCGCCAGATTAAATCGGCATTGCGCTACCCTATCATGGTAATAATCGCGATTACAATTGCCATCTTCGTTTTGATGTCTTTTGTAATTCCGAAATTTTCCAGCATCTACGGTAAATTCGGAGCTGAGTTGCCTCTGGCGACCAAAATCGTGATCTCGGTCAGTAATGTCTTTTCTTCTTACTGGTATCTGATTTTGGCCTTGATAATTATTGGAATTTTTGGTTTGAAAAGATTCATTTCGACAACCAGGGGAAGGCTTATTTGGGATGAGTTGATCCTGAAGATTCCAATTATTGGGGATTTAACCATCAAGTTCAACGTTGCTCGTTTTGCGACAATGCTAAAGTCACTCTTCAAAAGTGGCGTTCCTATGGTCAGCTGCCTGAATATTCTTCAGGAAACAACCTCAAATAAGGTCATCGCCTCCGAAATTTCCCAAATTGCCGAATCTTTTGAAAAGGGACAGGAAATAGGACTTGAAGGGGAAAAAGAATATAAACATTTCCCGGCCATGGCCTTAGAGGTTTTTCAGGTTGGTCTGGAATCAGGAACAGTCGATTCAATGATGGGTGAATTAGCCAATCATTACGAAATGGAATTGGAGTACAAATCTCGCAATCTGACCGCATTGGTAGAACCAATATTAATAGTAGTGATCGGAACCATGATTTTGATACTGGCTTTGTCGATTTTCCTTCCGATGTGGAATTTAATTCAGGTATTTCGATAA
- a CDS encoding ATPase, T2SS/T4P/T4SS family, giving the protein MAPEISKKIGTLLVEKGYVTEEQINTALKIQKGSNDKLGDVLVGAGIISEDQLVEVISEKLKIPKINLSSLIINPHVLAAIPVEMAKRFTLIPFLKMGNTLSVAMVNPLDVIALDEIKYHTKCVIKRIVAGKTAITRAIEQYYTVADSVREILGDEKESEEIEEPSEINLEQLTGGEGAVVRMVNMILTRAIKDGASDVHFEPDEKELRIRYRVNGIMREEAAPPKKLQAEIISRLKIASDLDVSEKRLPQDGRMSIAVKDNIVDLRVSTLPTIHGEKVAIRILDRQNLKTGLPELGMQQKLLAAWRQHIQVSEGLILISGPTSSGKTTTLYASLQEINSIEKNIITVEDPVEYSLPLINQVQINEKANLTFASALRSILRQNPDIVMVGEIRDAETAAIATRAALTGHLVFSTIHTNDAIGSITRLNDMGIERYMLASALEAILAQRLVRTICGECIEETTSPSAAVLNRAFPDGIPGNITFYHGAGCRACRESGYGGLTGIFELAEINDSIREMILNHESEAAIANEAKRLGYRPLFEYGLELVTNGVTTLDEILKVTSPVSNSFAVEPINQVRSSEASLDL; this is encoded by the coding sequence ATGGCCCCTGAAATATCAAAAAAAATCGGAACCCTGTTAGTTGAAAAGGGATATGTAACCGAGGAACAAATAAATACCGCCCTTAAAATTCAAAAAGGTTCCAATGATAAATTAGGTGACGTTCTCGTCGGCGCCGGAATTATAAGCGAGGATCAATTAGTAGAGGTTATTTCCGAAAAGCTCAAGATTCCCAAAATTAATCTTTCTTCATTGATTATAAACCCTCATGTTTTGGCAGCTATTCCGGTTGAAATGGCTAAAAGATTTACTCTCATTCCCTTCCTTAAAATGGGCAACACTCTATCCGTCGCGATGGTCAATCCTCTGGATGTGATAGCCCTTGACGAAATTAAATATCATACCAAGTGTGTCATCAAAAGGATCGTGGCCGGTAAGACCGCAATTACGAGGGCCATAGAGCAATATTACACTGTCGCCGATTCTGTTCGGGAAATCCTGGGTGATGAAAAAGAATCCGAAGAAATTGAAGAACCCTCTGAAATAAACCTTGAACAATTAACCGGCGGCGAGGGCGCGGTAGTCCGCATGGTTAATATGATCTTAACCCGGGCGATCAAAGACGGGGCTTCTGACGTTCATTTTGAGCCAGATGAAAAAGAACTGAGGATTCGTTACAGGGTTAATGGAATCATGCGTGAGGAGGCCGCGCCTCCCAAAAAATTACAGGCTGAAATAATATCTCGATTAAAAATCGCGTCCGACCTTGACGTTTCCGAAAAACGATTACCCCAGGACGGACGCATGTCTATAGCCGTTAAAGACAACATCGTTGATCTAAGAGTTTCGACCCTGCCGACCATACACGGGGAGAAGGTTGCAATTCGGATTCTTGACCGGCAAAATCTCAAAACAGGATTACCTGAACTGGGCATGCAACAGAAACTACTGGCGGCCTGGCGGCAGCATATTCAGGTTTCCGAGGGACTCATTTTGATTTCCGGACCGACCTCTTCGGGAAAAACTACAACGCTTTATGCTTCTTTGCAGGAGATAAACAGCATTGAAAAAAATATTATTACAGTCGAAGATCCGGTCGAATATTCTCTCCCTCTAATTAATCAGGTCCAGATAAACGAGAAAGCCAATTTAACTTTTGCCTCAGCTCTACGGTCAATTTTAAGACAGAATCCGGATATCGTAATGGTCGGTGAAATCAGAGATGCCGAAACGGCCGCTATCGCGACCCGCGCCGCTCTGACCGGCCATCTTGTTTTCTCAACGATACATACTAATGACGCGATTGGATCCATCACGCGACTGAACGATATGGGTATTGAACGCTATATGCTGGCCTCGGCTCTCGAGGCGATTCTGGCTCAAAGGCTGGTTCGAACAATATGCGGTGAATGCATTGAGGAAACAACCTCGCCGTCGGCAGCGGTTTTAAATCGCGCCTTTCCGGACGGAATTCCTGGCAATATTACATTTTATCATGGTGCGGGATGCCGCGCTTGTCGTGAATCGGGTTATGGAGGATTAACCGGAATTTTCGAATTGGCCGAGATAAATGATTCTATTCGCGAAATGATCTTAAATCATGAATCGGAAGCCGCAATCGCCAATGAAGCAAAACGTCTTGGATATCGCCCTCTCTTTGAATATGGCCTGGAACTCGTCACAAATGGCGTAACCACACTTGATGAAATTCTGAAAGTGACTTCTCCGGTATCAAATTCATTCGCGGTTGAGCCCATAAATCAGGTACGTTCAAGTGAAGCAAGTCTGGACTTATAA
- a CDS encoding prepilin-type N-terminal cleavage/methylation domain-containing protein, whose protein sequence is MRLAKNSGFTLIELVIIIVVLGILAAIAIPKYQDITSDAREAACRGALGGLRSAITIYYANQAVKTGSATWPALDSLGTIGIVMEQQIPKNPYCPDANYSDSIVAGVSRGTIVGIDCGWAYNTATGEIWPNTNTAGENQW, encoded by the coding sequence ATGCGTCTTGCCAAAAATTCCGGTTTTACTCTTATTGAGTTAGTAATTATAATCGTCGTTCTTGGTATCCTCGCTGCTATCGCCATTCCCAAATACCAGGATATAACCTCCGATGCAAGAGAAGCAGCCTGTCGGGGCGCCCTGGGGGGGTTACGTTCGGCTATTACTATTTATTACGCTAACCAGGCTGTAAAAACCGGATCCGCCACCTGGCCGGCTCTTGATAGCCTGGGTACGATCGGTATCGTAATGGAACAGCAGATACCGAAGAACCCGTATTGCCCCGATGCCAATTACTCCGATAGTATTGTTGCCGGAGTATCCAGAGGTACGATAGTTGGAATCGACTGTGGATGGGCCTATAATACTGCGACAGGAGAAATTTGGCCCAATACTAATACTGCCGGCGAGAATCAGTGGTAA